Proteins encoded in a region of the Methylosinus trichosporium OB3b genome:
- a CDS encoding EamA family transporter, with protein sequence MTTTSPVWLWAAFTVAAAGGQTLRNALQRELTDELGAAGATFVRFLFGCPFAILLLAAACAYEQTPPVWPNARAFALVAAASLAQIGATALMLVSMRERSFVIVTALTKTEAMQIVVFGLVFLGEAVTPTLALAVTAATCGVLALSLPGAAARRASFRPVAFGLASAATFGVSALLYHDGLMALGSASYAVAAASALALALCLQTALILAYLQLFDRAGLAAIAAQWRASLSAGFIGAAASLFWFLAFTLETAPRVRTLALVEVLFAEAASRRLFAQRAEPREWLAIALIVAGVAAALNGG encoded by the coding sequence ATGACCACGACCTCTCCCGTCTGGCTCTGGGCCGCCTTCACCGTCGCCGCGGCGGGCGGGCAGACCTTGCGCAACGCGCTGCAGCGCGAGCTGACCGACGAGCTCGGCGCCGCCGGCGCGACCTTCGTGCGCTTTCTGTTCGGCTGTCCTTTCGCGATCCTCCTGCTCGCCGCCGCCTGCGCCTATGAGCAGACGCCGCCCGTCTGGCCGAACGCGCGGGCGTTCGCGCTCGTCGCCGCGGCGTCGCTGGCGCAGATCGGCGCGACGGCGCTGATGCTCGTCTCCATGCGCGAGCGCTCCTTCGTCATCGTCACGGCGCTCACCAAGACCGAGGCGATGCAGATCGTCGTCTTCGGCCTCGTCTTCCTCGGCGAGGCGGTCACGCCGACGCTGGCGCTCGCGGTGACGGCGGCCACCTGCGGCGTGCTGGCGCTGTCGCTGCCGGGCGCGGCGGCGCGGCGCGCCTCGTTCCGGCCCGTCGCCTTCGGCCTCGCCTCGGCCGCTACTTTCGGCGTCTCCGCCCTGCTCTATCACGACGGCCTGATGGCGCTCGGCTCCGCATCCTACGCCGTCGCCGCGGCGAGCGCGCTGGCGCTCGCCCTCTGCCTGCAGACGGCGCTGATCCTCGCCTATCTGCAGCTCTTCGATCGCGCCGGCCTCGCGGCCATAGCGGCGCAATGGCGCGCTTCTCTGTCGGCGGGCTTCATCGGCGCCGCCGCCTCACTGTTCTGGTTCCTCGCTTTCACGCTCGAGACCGCGCCGCGCGTGCGCACTCTGGCGCTCGTCGAGGTGCTGTTCGCCGAGGCCGCCTCGCGGCGCCTGTTCGCGCAGCGCGCCGAGCCGCGCGAATGGCTGGCCATCGCGCTGATCGTCGCCGGCGTCGCCGCGGCGCTGAACGGTGGCTGA
- a CDS encoding cupin domain-containing protein, whose amino-acid sequence MTNPLSGLTAAEIVRLLDLSPHPEGGFYRETFRDARAVEGRRAASTAIYFLLGAGEVSAWHRVDAAEIWHYYAGAPLALDIAMAGAATRGVLGPDLPAGQRPQIIVPAGAWQSAASLGGWTLVGCTVAPGFEFSAFELAAPGWAPPTEESGA is encoded by the coding sequence ATGACCAATCCCCTATCGGGTCTCACGGCCGCCGAGATCGTGCGTCTGCTGGATCTGTCTCCCCATCCTGAGGGCGGCTTCTATCGCGAGACCTTCCGCGACGCGCGCGCGGTCGAGGGCCGCCGCGCCGCCTCCACCGCCATCTATTTCCTGCTCGGCGCCGGCGAAGTCTCGGCCTGGCATCGCGTCGACGCGGCCGAGATCTGGCACTATTACGCCGGCGCTCCGCTCGCGCTCGACATCGCCATGGCCGGGGCCGCGACGCGCGGCGTGCTCGGGCCGGACCTCCCGGCGGGCCAACGTCCGCAAATCATCGTGCCCGCCGGCGCCTGGCAGAGCGCCGCGAGCCTCGGCGGCTGGACCCTGGTCGGCTGCACCGTCGCGCCGGGCTTCGAATTCTCCGCTTTCGAGCTCGCCGCGCCCGGCTGGGCGCCGCCGACAGAAGAAAGCGGGGCCTGA
- a CDS encoding putative bifunctional diguanylate cyclase/phosphodiesterase, whose translation MQLRHLADKAASAGLEEKAPSPVSNGGAPAPFGPDPAIVLPSIGAVLYDWDIATDRLLWGDNLAETLGAVARGELSTGRAYGERLGAESAASRYEAVMNSTATDEGEGAPFRAVYSLAPARETGGGPLIWVEDCGRWFAGRDGRPHRVHGLVRVITERKELEGEMKRRAQIDALTGTVTRVQLADHAQRLLGQPEKARKPFAVLLVAIENLFALNRTYGYDAGDEIIVRLAARLRANLRVNDLVSRYAGNKFAVLLDNCEAEQAKATGMRLIEVISQAPFETQVGAIPATARMGAVVAPRDGRTPEILFQHAEEALDAARQRNGARFVAYASSLDRDIGRLHALHVADSVVSALNERRVELAFQPIVSAKTGAIAFYEALLRVRLADGSIVCPGDILPVAEKSGLVRLLDQRVLELALARLAEEPDLRVSVNASIATLNDPEWPAWLASATNVYPGVAKRLTIEMTESTMIEDFDTTRRLIAACKSLGIKLAMDDFGAGHTSFRNLRQLDFDLVKIDGAFVRNISKSADDRFFVRTLTDLARHLGLEIVAEWVEDEATAALLREWGVDYFQGSYFGVAETAPAAFAPPQAAAASA comes from the coding sequence ATGCAGTTGCGACACCTCGCCGACAAGGCCGCTTCCGCAGGGCTCGAAGAGAAAGCCCCTTCTCCCGTCTCGAACGGCGGCGCCCCCGCCCCGTTCGGCCCCGACCCTGCGATCGTGCTGCCTTCGATCGGCGCCGTCCTCTATGATTGGGACATAGCCACCGATCGCCTGTTGTGGGGCGACAATCTCGCCGAGACGCTCGGCGCCGTCGCCCGCGGCGAGCTTTCCACGGGCCGCGCCTATGGCGAACGGCTCGGCGCCGAGAGCGCCGCCTCGCGCTACGAGGCCGTGATGAACTCGACCGCGACGGACGAAGGCGAAGGCGCGCCCTTCCGCGCCGTCTATTCTCTCGCGCCGGCGCGAGAGACCGGCGGCGGTCCCTTGATCTGGGTCGAGGATTGCGGGCGCTGGTTCGCCGGCCGCGACGGCCGCCCGCATCGCGTCCATGGCCTCGTGCGCGTCATCACCGAGCGCAAGGAGCTCGAGGGCGAAATGAAACGGCGCGCGCAGATCGACGCGCTGACCGGCACCGTGACCCGCGTGCAGCTCGCCGATCACGCCCAGCGCCTGCTCGGCCAGCCGGAGAAGGCGCGCAAGCCTTTCGCCGTGCTGCTGGTGGCCATCGAAAATCTGTTCGCGCTCAATCGCACCTACGGCTATGACGCGGGCGACGAGATCATCGTCCGCCTCGCCGCGCGGCTGCGCGCCAATCTGCGCGTCAATGATCTCGTGTCCCGCTACGCCGGCAATAAATTCGCCGTGCTGCTCGACAATTGCGAGGCCGAGCAGGCGAAGGCCACCGGCATGCGCCTCATCGAGGTGATCAGCCAGGCTCCCTTCGAGACCCAGGTCGGCGCCATTCCCGCGACGGCGCGGATGGGCGCCGTGGTCGCGCCGCGCGACGGCCGCACGCCGGAAATTCTGTTCCAGCACGCCGAGGAGGCGCTCGACGCCGCCCGCCAGCGCAATGGCGCGCGCTTCGTCGCCTACGCCTCCTCGCTCGATCGCGACATCGGCCGTCTGCATGCGCTGCATGTCGCCGACAGCGTCGTCTCCGCGCTCAACGAGCGGCGGGTGGAGCTCGCCTTTCAGCCGATCGTCTCGGCGAAGACCGGCGCCATCGCCTTCTATGAAGCGCTGCTGCGCGTGCGCCTCGCCGACGGCTCGATCGTCTGTCCGGGCGATATTCTGCCGGTCGCCGAGAAATCGGGCCTCGTCCGCCTGCTCGACCAGCGCGTGCTCGAGCTCGCCCTGGCGCGGCTCGCCGAGGAGCCCGATCTGCGCGTCTCGGTCAACGCCTCGATCGCGACGCTCAACGATCCCGAATGGCCGGCGTGGCTGGCGAGCGCCACCAATGTCTATCCGGGAGTCGCCAAGCGCCTCACCATCGAGATGACCGAAAGCACGATGATCGAGGATTTCGACACGACGCGCCGGCTGATCGCCGCCTGCAAATCGCTCGGCATCAAGCTGGCGATGGATGATTTCGGCGCCGGCCACACCTCGTTCCGCAATCTGCGGCAGCTCGACTTCGATCTCGTGAAGATCGACGGCGCCTTCGTGCGCAACATCTCGAAATCGGCCGACGACCGCTTCTTCGTGCGCACGCTGACCGATCTCGCACGCCATCTCGGGCTGGAGATCGTCGCCGAATGGGTCGAGGACGAAGCGACGGCCGCGCTGCTGCGCGAATGGGGCGTCGACTATTTCCAGGGCTCCTATTTCGGCGTGGCCGAAACGGCGCCGGCGGCCTTCGCTCCCCCGCAAGCGGCCGCAGCGAGCGCGTGA
- the gloB gene encoding hydroxyacylglutathione hydrolase yields the protein MGVEIRQFTCLTDNFGLLLRDAATCAVASIDAPDAAAIAAELDRLGWTLTDILLTHHHADHIQGVAGLKARYPNARVVGPRKDLGRIGGVDLPVGEGDVVTVGAARARVIEAPGHTTGHILYHFADDDILFVGDVLFSLGCGRVFETPMQVMHASLAKIAALPPRTRVYCGHEYTEANARFALTVDPANPRLAERVREVETLRRAGAATLPTTIAQELATNPFLRADDPGLRRATGMEQAPPERVFAALRERKNVFR from the coding sequence ATGGGCGTGGAAATCCGCCAGTTCACCTGCCTCACGGATAATTTCGGGCTCCTGCTGCGCGATGCGGCGACGTGCGCCGTCGCCTCCATCGACGCGCCGGACGCCGCGGCGATCGCCGCCGAGCTCGACCGCCTCGGCTGGACGCTCACCGATATTCTGCTCACCCATCACCATGCCGACCATATCCAGGGCGTCGCCGGGCTGAAGGCGCGCTATCCGAACGCGCGCGTCGTCGGCCCGCGCAAGGATCTCGGCCGCATCGGCGGGGTCGATCTGCCCGTCGGCGAGGGCGATGTGGTGACTGTGGGCGCGGCGCGGGCGCGCGTCATCGAGGCGCCCGGCCACACCACCGGGCATATCCTCTATCATTTCGCGGACGACGATATTCTGTTCGTGGGCGACGTGCTGTTCTCTCTCGGCTGCGGCCGCGTGTTCGAGACGCCGATGCAGGTGATGCACGCCTCGCTCGCGAAGATCGCCGCTCTGCCGCCGCGAACACGCGTCTATTGCGGCCATGAATATACAGAAGCCAACGCCCGTTTCGCGCTGACCGTCGATCCCGCAAATCCGCGGCTCGCCGAGCGCGTGCGAGAGGTGGAGACGTTGCGGCGCGCCGGGGCGGCGACGCTGCCGACGACCATCGCGCAGGAACTCGCGACCAATCCGTTCCTGCGCGCCGACGATCCCGGGCTGCGACGGGCGACCGGAATGGAGCAAGCGCCGCCCGAGCGCGTCTTCGCAGCGCTCCGCGAGCGAAAGAACGTCTTCCGATGA
- a CDS encoding gamma-glutamylcyclotransferase encodes MTTTGDDFWVFGYGSLMWRPGFDFIERTQAFVHGYHRSLCVFSHVHRGTPEAPGLVLGLDYGGSCHGVAFRVAGAARAETLAYLRARELVTSVYVERMVGLRLPCGGATRALTFVVDRAHEQYAGRLPIEEMARLVARGVGASGANPDYVRNTYEHLRQLEVHDSALAEIVRRLKASNDTEPAAERRSA; translated from the coding sequence ATGACGACGACGGGCGACGACTTCTGGGTGTTCGGCTATGGCTCGCTGATGTGGCGGCCCGGGTTCGATTTCATCGAGAGGACCCAGGCTTTCGTGCATGGCTATCACCGCTCCTTATGCGTGTTCTCGCATGTCCATCGCGGCACGCCGGAGGCCCCGGGGCTAGTGCTCGGGCTCGATTACGGCGGCTCCTGCCATGGCGTCGCTTTCAGGGTCGCCGGCGCGGCCCGGGCCGAGACGCTCGCCTATCTCCGCGCACGCGAGCTCGTCACCTCCGTCTATGTGGAGCGCATGGTCGGCCTGCGGCTCCCCTGTGGCGGAGCGACACGCGCGCTCACTTTCGTCGTCGACCGCGCCCATGAGCAATATGCCGGGCGTCTCCCGATCGAGGAGATGGCGCGGCTGGTGGCGCGCGGCGTCGGCGCCTCGGGCGCCAATCCCGATTATGTGCGCAACACCTATGAGCATCTGCGGCAGCTGGAGGTGCATGATTCGGCGCTGGCCGAGATCGTGCGCCGCCTCAAAGCGTCGAACGATACGGAGCCCGCGGCGGAGCGGCGCAGCGCCTGA
- a CDS encoding alpha/beta hydrolase translates to MTQLDGPRIQPRSGKAEQLVVFLHGYGADGNDLIEIGRQWRSFLPQAAFVSPHAPERCALSPAGRQWFPLTMRDPGERWRGVVATRPLLTEFLTQELARHELDASRLALVGFSQGTMLALHVGLRLATPPAAILGYSGVLVTGSEPPDIGPQFGTKPPPILLVHGEEDELIPADALFLSANALGKAEIPTQWHLSPGLGHGIDNGGLLHGGLFLARSFGLPVDFGKGAAPR, encoded by the coding sequence ATGACGCAACTCGACGGCCCCCGCATTCAGCCCCGGTCCGGCAAGGCCGAGCAGCTCGTCGTGTTCCTGCACGGCTATGGCGCCGACGGCAACGACCTCATCGAGATCGGCCGGCAATGGCGCTCCTTCCTGCCCCAGGCGGCCTTCGTCTCGCCGCATGCGCCGGAGCGCTGCGCTCTGTCGCCCGCCGGCCGGCAATGGTTTCCGCTCACCATGCGCGACCCCGGCGAGCGCTGGCGCGGCGTCGTGGCGACGCGGCCGCTGCTCACCGAATTTCTGACGCAGGAGCTGGCCCGCCACGAGCTCGACGCGAGCCGTTTGGCGCTGGTCGGCTTCAGCCAGGGGACCATGCTGGCGCTGCATGTCGGGCTGCGCCTCGCCACGCCGCCGGCGGCCATCCTCGGCTATTCCGGCGTGCTGGTGACGGGCAGCGAGCCGCCGGACATCGGTCCGCAATTCGGGACCAAGCCGCCGCCGATCCTGCTCGTCCATGGCGAGGAGGACGAGCTCATCCCTGCCGACGCGCTGTTTCTCTCGGCCAATGCTCTGGGCAAGGCCGAAATCCCGACGCAATGGCATTTATCGCCCGGGCTCGGCCATGGCATCGACAATGGCGGTCTGCTGCACGGAGGGCTGTTCCTGGCGCGAAGCTTCGGCCTGCCCGTCGATTTCGGCAAGGGCGCGGCGCCGCGCTAG
- a CDS encoding glycine--tRNA ligase subunit alpha: MSPKNSFQGLILTLQNFWAEQGCVILQPYDMEMGAGTFHPATTLRALGPKPWKAAYVQPSRRPKDGRYGENPNRLQHFYQYQVILKPSPPDLQSLYLASLAAIGVDATLHDIRFVEDDWESPTLGAWGLGWECWCDGMEVSQFTYFQQVAGFDCAPVAGELTYGLERLACYLQGVDSIMELNFNGGEGADKVTYGDVFLQAEQEYSRHNFEAADTAKLFSDFRAAEAECRALLGFGDRGEGRHLMALPAYDQCVKASHAFNLLDARGVISVTERQSYILRVRELARACGAAWLRTEGGGAG; this comes from the coding sequence CTGTCGCCCAAGAATTCCTTCCAGGGGCTGATCCTCACGCTGCAGAACTTCTGGGCGGAGCAGGGCTGCGTCATTCTCCAGCCCTATGACATGGAGATGGGCGCCGGCACCTTTCATCCGGCCACCACTCTGCGCGCGCTCGGGCCCAAGCCCTGGAAGGCCGCCTATGTGCAGCCGAGCCGGCGGCCCAAGGACGGGCGCTATGGCGAGAATCCCAATCGGCTGCAGCATTTCTACCAATATCAGGTGATCCTGAAACCCTCGCCGCCCGATCTGCAGTCGCTCTACCTCGCCTCGCTGGCGGCGATCGGCGTCGATGCGACGCTGCACGACATCCGCTTCGTCGAGGATGATTGGGAGAGCCCGACGCTCGGCGCCTGGGGGCTCGGCTGGGAATGCTGGTGCGACGGCATGGAGGTCTCGCAATTCACCTATTTTCAGCAGGTCGCCGGCTTCGATTGCGCGCCGGTCGCCGGCGAGCTGACCTATGGCCTCGAGCGCCTCGCCTGCTATCTGCAGGGCGTCGATTCTATCATGGAGCTGAATTTCAACGGCGGCGAAGGCGCGGACAAAGTCACTTACGGCGACGTGTTCCTCCAGGCCGAGCAGGAATATTCGCGCCATAATTTCGAGGCCGCCGACACCGCCAAGCTGTTCTCCGATTTCCGCGCCGCCGAGGCCGAATGCCGAGCGCTGCTCGGTTTCGGCGACAGGGGCGAGGGGCGCCATCTGATGGCGCTGCCGGCCTATGACCAATGCGTGAAGGCGAGCCACGCCTTCAATCTGCTCGACGCGCGCGGCGTCATCTCGGTGACCGAGCGGCAGAGCTATATCCTGCGCGTGCGCGAGCTGGCGCGCGCCTGCGGGGCCGCCTGGCTGCGCACCGAGGGCGGCGGCGCCGGCTGA
- a CDS encoding class I SAM-dependent methyltransferase codes for MALDVVDLRNFYASPLGQVARRLVGRVLRAQWEDHAALRVLGVGYATPYLVDFQARAQRVLAFMPAAQGVVHWPPGARSASALVEASMMPLPDSSIDRILVVHALEVGENPRDILEEIWRVLAPGGRVVIIVPSRSGLWARVDTTPFGHGHPYSRGQLQALLQETLFLPVFWGEALYVPPFGRASLLRSAPAFERIAGRFSLPGAGVHVVEATKQLYRPASQRRAVRRALQPIEVLAPAAGVGAG; via the coding sequence ATGGCCCTCGACGTCGTCGATTTACGGAATTTTTACGCCTCGCCTCTCGGCCAGGTGGCGCGGCGGCTGGTCGGCCGCGTGCTGCGCGCGCAATGGGAGGACCATGCGGCGCTGCGCGTGCTCGGCGTCGGCTACGCCACGCCCTATCTCGTCGATTTCCAGGCGCGGGCGCAGCGTGTGCTGGCCTTCATGCCGGCCGCGCAGGGGGTGGTGCATTGGCCGCCGGGCGCCCGTTCCGCCTCGGCGCTGGTCGAAGCCTCGATGATGCCGCTGCCCGATTCCAGCATCGACCGCATTCTGGTCGTCCATGCGCTCGAGGTCGGCGAGAATCCGCGCGACATTCTGGAGGAGATCTGGCGTGTCCTGGCGCCGGGCGGGCGCGTCGTCATCATCGTGCCGAGCCGTTCCGGCCTCTGGGCGCGCGTCGACACGACGCCTTTCGGCCATGGCCATCCCTATTCGCGCGGACAATTGCAGGCGCTGCTGCAGGAGACGTTGTTTCTGCCGGTGTTCTGGGGCGAGGCGCTCTATGTGCCGCCCTTCGGCCGCGCCTCGCTGCTGCGCTCGGCGCCGGCCTTCGAGCGCATCGCCGGGCGCTTCTCGCTGCCGGGGGCGGGCGTGCATGTGGTGGAGGCGACCAAGCAGCTCTACAGGCCGGCGAGCCAGCGTCGCGCCGTCCGCCGGGCGCTGCAGCCGATCGAGGTGCTGGCGCCGGCGGCCGGAGTCGGCGCCGGGTGA
- the phaR gene encoding polyhydroxyalkanoate synthesis repressor PhaR: MAATEKKPTTIKKYANRRLYDTGTSTYVTLEDLAAMVKRGEDFTVCDAKTGEDITRPVLTQIIFEQEGKDGQSLLPIAFLRQLIRFYGDSMQMLVPSYLEFSIDRLTRDQQKFRDQVSQALEGAPFGEPTRQAFQSMEEQARKNMAVFRQALAMFNPFGVPGESPAVPAEPAASDAAPRADLDDMKRQLEELNKRIDLLSGKSAG, from the coding sequence ATGGCAGCGACCGAGAAAAAACCGACGACGATCAAGAAATACGCCAACCGGCGTCTCTACGACACCGGGACGAGCACTTATGTGACGCTCGAGGATCTTGCCGCAATGGTCAAGCGCGGCGAGGATTTCACCGTCTGCGACGCCAAGACCGGCGAGGACATCACGCGGCCCGTCCTCACCCAGATCATCTTCGAGCAGGAGGGCAAGGACGGGCAGAGCCTGCTGCCGATCGCCTTCCTGCGCCAGCTGATCCGCTTCTACGGCGATTCGATGCAGATGCTGGTGCCGAGCTATCTCGAGTTCAGCATCGACCGTCTGACCCGCGACCAGCAGAAGTTCCGCGATCAGGTCTCCCAGGCGCTCGAAGGCGCCCCCTTCGGCGAGCCGACGCGTCAGGCCTTTCAATCGATGGAGGAGCAGGCGCGCAAGAACATGGCTGTGTTCCGCCAGGCGTTGGCCATGTTCAATCCCTTCGGCGTGCCGGGCGAATCGCCGGCCGTTCCGGCCGAGCCCGCAGCCTCGGACGCCGCGCCGCGCGCCGATCTCGACGACATGAAGCGCCAGCTCGAGGAATTGAACAAGCGGATCGATCTGCTGTCGGGCAAGAGCGCCGGCTGA
- a CDS encoding cystathionine gamma-synthase family protein, with amino-acid sequence MTGERYHKTRIGQHALKPETLMLGYGYDPALSEGSVKPPIFLTSTFVFRSAEEGRDFFDQMAGRAVAGDAHPGLVYSRFNHPNLEILEDRLAVYEKAEQGLAFSSGMSAIVTTILAHVRPGEVILHSRPLYGGTEVLIGRTLAPFGIRSVGFTDGLDGAAVRRAAEQAMAQGLVAMIFVETPSNPMNSLVDIAMMRAIADEMSARQGRRLLLCCDNTLLGPVFQSPLALGADLSLYSLTKYVGGHSDLIGGAVLGGASELKPIRVMRSAIGTQLDPHSCWMLIRSLETLSLRMRRSASSAAIVASYLAEHRNVARVHYPPLLPPDHPARALMARQSGAAGSTFSFEVVGGEAEAFAFLNRLQLFKLAVSLGGTESLICHPTTTVHSGLTEEARREIGITPSLIRMSIGIEDPDDLIADIAQAFG; translated from the coding sequence ATGACCGGCGAGCGCTATCACAAGACCCGCATCGGCCAGCATGCATTGAAGCCCGAGACGCTGATGCTCGGCTATGGCTATGACCCCGCCCTTTCGGAAGGCTCGGTGAAGCCTCCCATATTCCTCACCTCGACATTCGTATTCCGTTCGGCCGAGGAGGGCCGCGACTTTTTCGATCAAATGGCCGGACGCGCCGTCGCCGGCGATGCGCATCCGGGCCTCGTCTATTCGCGCTTCAACCATCCCAATCTCGAAATTCTCGAGGATCGGCTCGCCGTCTATGAGAAGGCCGAGCAGGGGCTCGCCTTCTCCTCCGGCATGTCGGCGATCGTCACGACCATTCTCGCGCATGTGCGGCCGGGCGAGGTGATTCTGCACAGCCGCCCGCTCTATGGCGGCACCGAGGTGCTGATCGGCCGCACGCTCGCGCCTTTCGGCATTCGCAGCGTCGGCTTCACCGATGGCCTCGACGGCGCGGCGGTGCGGCGCGCGGCCGAGCAGGCGATGGCGCAGGGTCTCGTCGCGATGATCTTCGTCGAGACGCCCTCCAATCCGATGAACAGCCTCGTCGACATAGCGATGATGCGCGCCATCGCCGACGAGATGTCGGCGCGCCAGGGCCGTCGGCTGCTGCTGTGCTGCGACAACACGCTGCTCGGCCCGGTGTTCCAGTCGCCGCTCGCGCTCGGCGCCGATCTCTCGCTCTATTCGCTGACCAAATATGTCGGGGGCCACAGCGATCTCATCGGCGGCGCCGTGCTCGGCGGCGCGAGCGAGCTGAAGCCGATCCGCGTGATGCGCAGCGCCATCGGCACGCAGCTCGATCCGCATTCCTGCTGGATGCTGATTCGATCGCTCGAAACCTTGTCGTTGCGCATGCGCCGGTCCGCGAGCAGCGCGGCGATCGTCGCCTCCTATCTCGCCGAGCATCGAAATGTCGCGCGCGTGCATTATCCGCCGTTGCTGCCGCCGGATCATCCCGCGCGCGCGTTGATGGCGCGCCAGTCCGGCGCCGCCGGCTCGACCTTCTCCTTCGAGGTCGTCGGCGGCGAAGCGGAGGCCTTCGCTTTCTTGAACCGTCTGCAGCTGTTCAAGCTCGCAGTCAGCTTAGGGGGCACAGAATCCCTGATCTGCCACCCGACGACGACGGTGCATTCCGGCCTCACCGAAGAGGCGCGGCGCGAGATCGGCATCACGCCTTCGCTGATCCGCATGTCGATCGGCATCGAGGATCCAGACGATCTCATCGCCGATATCGCGCAGGCCTTCGGGTGA
- a CDS encoding ISAs1 family transposase, protein MSLAFAVFKEKSRLKALLDHFSIIDDPREPWRVAHPLREVLLLVVCASMADCDHFDAIASWGKANIGFLRRYLPYEHGVPGGRWLTLLMNRVDPALFSAAFTGWVRETWPERPELIAIDGKTSRRSHDRAEDKAPLHLVSAFATTSRLVLGQEAVEGKSNELSAIPVLLDRLSEGGSLKGALVSIDAIATNARIAQAIVDKGADYLLAVKANQPTLRAEIESAFSAATRIDTCVDFDKGHGRIEQRSVSVITEIDWLNGERRFPGELRLPNAATIIRVKSQAELADRGRFETRYYISSALLPAKRAGEAVRGHWGIENQLHWVLDVVFAEDQSRLRKGHGARNMAVVRHFAINMIRTAPEPENKPMKPQRKATKPTRTSIKLRRKIASWREDYLAIALEASAR, encoded by the coding sequence ATGAGCCTCGCCTTCGCAGTTTTCAAAGAGAAGTCGCGTCTGAAAGCGCTTCTCGACCATTTCTCGATCATTGACGACCCGCGCGAGCCCTGGCGCGTCGCGCATCCGCTTCGCGAGGTGCTGCTGCTCGTCGTCTGCGCCTCCATGGCCGATTGCGATCACTTCGACGCTATTGCATCTTGGGGCAAGGCCAACATCGGCTTCCTGCGCCGCTATTTGCCTTATGAGCACGGCGTGCCGGGCGGACGCTGGCTCACCCTGCTCATGAACCGCGTCGATCCGGCGCTGTTCTCGGCGGCCTTCACTGGCTGGGTGCGCGAGACCTGGCCGGAGCGACCCGAGCTCATCGCCATCGACGGGAAGACCTCGCGTCGCAGCCATGATCGCGCCGAGGACAAAGCCCCGCTGCATCTCGTTTCCGCCTTCGCCACCACGAGCCGCCTCGTGCTCGGCCAGGAGGCGGTCGAGGGCAAGAGCAATGAACTATCGGCCATTCCCGTCCTGCTCGATCGCCTTTCCGAAGGCGGCTCGCTGAAAGGCGCGCTCGTCTCCATCGACGCCATCGCCACCAACGCCAGGATCGCCCAGGCGATCGTGGACAAGGGCGCCGATTATCTGCTGGCGGTCAAAGCCAATCAGCCGACCCTGCGCGCCGAGATCGAGAGCGCTTTTTCCGCCGCGACGCGGATCGACACATGCGTCGATTTCGACAAGGGCCATGGCCGCATCGAGCAGCGCAGCGTGAGCGTCATCACCGAGATCGACTGGCTGAACGGCGAGCGCCGCTTTCCGGGCGAGCTGCGCCTGCCGAACGCCGCGACGATCATTCGCGTCAAATCGCAGGCCGAACTTGCCGACCGCGGCCGCTTCGAGACGCGCTATTACATCTCCTCGGCCCTTCTCCCAGCGAAGCGGGCGGGCGAGGCCGTGCGCGGCCATTGGGGCATAGAGAACCAGCTGCATTGGGTGCTCGACGTCGTCTTCGCCGAAGACCAATCCCGCTTGCGCAAGGGCCATGGCGCGAGAAACATGGCCGTCGTCAGGCATTTCGCCATCAATATGATCCGCACCGCCCCCGAGCCCGAGAACAAGCCCATGAAACCGCAGCGCAAGGCCACAAAGCCCACACGCACCAGCATCAAGCTCCGCAGAAAAATCGCCAGCTGGCGCGAGGATTATCTCGCCATCGCCTTGGAAGCCTCAGCCCGTTAA